TTTTATGCCTAACGTGATCGGTGGATTGTTGCTCGGCTTTATCTGGCAGTTCATATTTGTGAAAGGGTTTTCAGCAGTAGGCGACGTAACAGGTTGGTCCTTCTTCAACCTCCCTTGGTTAGGAGACGAGCCAACGGCCTTCTGGGGTATCGTCATTGTATTTGTTTGGCAGACCGCAGGGTATCTGATGGTCATCTACATCTCGTCCTTGACCAACGTATCACCTGATCTGCTGGAAGCTGCCGAAATTGATGGTGCCAGCCGCTGGCAGGTACTGCGCAGCATTATTTTCCCGCTCATTATGCCGGGAGTCACAATCTGTCTTTTCCTTGCCATCTCCTGGTCATTCAAAATGTTCGATCTCAATCTGTCGCTGACCAAAGGCGGACCGTTTGGATCAACAGAATCGGTAGCACTGAATATTTACAATGAGGCTTTTGTGAATAATCGGTATGGCATCGGTACAGCCAAAGCACTTGTGTTCTTCGTAATCGTTGCCATTATCACCATGATTCAGGTGCGTGTGACGAAGAGCAAGGAGGTGGAGGCATAGATGGAAACGTCAAAAAATTACCGCTTCAGTACCATTGTAACCGAGATTGTTATGGTGCTCATTGGATTATTGTTCCTGGTTCCGTTTTACTTCCTGTTTGTCAATTCGGTCAAAACATTCGGTGACCTGCTTACCAATTCGGCAGCATGGCCAGAGGTATTCCAATGGGGCAACTATGCGAACGCCTGGGAGAAAATCAAGTTCCCATCAGCGCTGATGAACTCGCTCATCGTCACTGTAGTCAGCAATCTGCTGCTGGTGTTGATCAGCTCCATGGCGGCCTACCGAATGGTACGCAGCGATACACGCTTCAACCGGATTTTGTTCGGCATGTTCATTGCCGCCATGGTGATTCCGTTTCAGTCTATCATGATTCCACTCGTTACCGTAACCAGTAATCTTGGACTGATCGACAGCCTCTTCGGACTCATCATCTGTTATCTCGGTTTTGGCGCACCGATGTCCATCTTCCTGTTCCACGGATTCGTCAAATCGGTTCCGCTCGAAATTGAAGAGGCAGCTCGGGTGGATGGAAGCTCCGCCTACGGCGTGTTCTTCCGGATTGTATTCCCGCTGATGAAGCCGATGTATGTAACTGTCATCATCCTGAATACACTCTGGATCTGGAATGACTATCTGCTGCCATCCCTGATTCTGCAAAGCTCCAATTTGCGTACAATTCCGATTGCGACCTTTGCGCTCTTCGGACAATATACGAAGCAATGGGATCTTGCCCTGCCTGCACTGGTGCTTGGTATCATGCCAATTATCATCTTCTTCCTGCTGATGCAGAAATACATCATTCAGGGGATTACTGCTGGATCCGTTAAAGGGTAAGTGCGAGGGCGGACCGCTCCGTGATCATGTGCGCTTACGGTCGCTGTTGCTCCTCGGTGGCCTGAATGAATTCAGGTAAAGAAGCCACCGAGTATCAAAGGCGAACGCTCCGCTCCTCCAGCGCATCATGATCCCTCCGCTCCGACCTCGCACGGAGGTGTGCAAGGGAGTCATGCCCGCTAAGCATGGGCCTGACTCCTGAGGGGAAATGATAAAAAGATGGTCAAAGTTTTAACGAACTCACCGCATCTTATGAGGTGAATAATTGAGGCATGCAAAGGGGAAGCACCGATTCGGGAACGGTTGTAAATCAATCTCCCCCTGCATCCTGGTGGCTAAAAAATGCAACGAAGCTGTTATACTGAAACTACTATAGGGAGAGTGTATGTATGAAAAGAATGACCAAGTTGACGTTGCTTATGCTGATTGCTTTTTCTGTAATGCTTGCGGGTTGTGGCAACGGAGATAAGAGTGGAAGTCCTGTCAAAACAGACGGCCAAGGTGGCGGAGAGGCTGCTGCAGGAGACAAAACCATTAAAATCTTTCAATTCAAAGTCGAAATTGCGGAAGCGCTTAACCGTCTCAAAGCGGAGTATGAATCCTCTCATCCAGGCATCAAGTTGGACATTCAGACCGTGGGTGGCGGCAGTGACTACGGCGCTGCATTGAAAGCCAAGTTCGCTGCTGGCGAACAACCGGACATCTTCAACGTTGGTGGTTATCGTGAACTGGACACATGGCTCGAATACCTGGAAGATCTGTCAGGTGAAGCATGGGTAAAAGATGTGCTTGATGTTGCCAAAGAGCCAATGACCAAAGACGGCAAACTGTATGGACAGCCGCTGGCATTGGAAGGCTATGGCTTCATTTATAACAAAGATCTCTTCCAAAAAGCAGGCATCACTGAAATTCCAACGACACTGGAACAATTGGATCAGGCTGCACAGAAACTTCAAGCCGCAGGCATTACCCCGTTCTCCAATGGATATCAGGAATGGTGGGTACTCGGCAATCATAACGTAAACGTGGCATTTGCGAATCAGGCAGATCCGGTGAAATTTATTCAAGGTCTTAACGAAGGTACGGAGAAAATCCCTGGCAATCAGGTGTTCACCGACTGGATGAACTTGCTCGACTTGACGCTGAAATACAGCAACAAAAACCCGCTTACAACCGACTACAACACACAGGTAACCCTGTTTGCCACTGGAGAAGCAGCGATGATGCAGCAAGGGAACTGGACACAGGTACAAATTGATGGCATCGATCCTAATCTGAATCTCGGCATTCTGCCGATGCCAATTACGAATGAACCGAACGACAAATTGTTTGTTGGCGTACCGAACTACTGGGTTGTGAACAAGAATTCGCAAGTGAAACCGGAAGCGAAAGAGTTTCTGGAATGGCTCGTGACATCTGACATCGGGAAACAGTATATGACCAAAGAATTCAAGTTTATCCCGGCGTTCAGTTCCATTCAGGCATCTGAAGAGGATCTGGGTGATCTCGCAACCGATATCATGAAGTACAGCCAGGAAAACAAAACATTAAGCTGGAACTTTAACCGTTTCCCTGAAGGCGTTCCACAAGAATTCGGTAGTACGATTCAGGCTTATGTAGCAGGTAAATCGGACAAAAAAGCCCTGCTTGATGCATTGCAGCAAAACTGGGATAGTCTGAAAAAATAATCACTCGGATTAGCTATCCGTATAAGTAAAATAGTGCTGTCTCATCCTTGAATGGTTATCCACATACTAATATCCACAGGCTATTGGAGCCATTCGCAAATGATATGAATAAGTAGTCAACTTAAATAGGTCAACCAGAATTATATTCTGGTTGACCTATTTTTTAGTTTTTGGACTCCGCTAGCGCAGATCGGAAGAATAGCATGAGATAATGCTCCTGAAATGTGGATAACCTCATCATATATAGAGGCTCAATAACCTATTTAACACAGAGTTAATACTATATGTGGATATCCTGTGTGTACAATGTTCTAAATGTGGACAAGTTCGAGAAAATTGGGGCAAAGATCATCTTTTGTTAACTACATAACTTGCGTTTGTTTATTTAGTACTATATAGTTCTATTTATGACAAATCAAAAATCGATCTCAGGTTCTGTGAAATCCAAAAGTTCAAATCCGGTTAATCGGACCAAGGCAGTCGAAGTTGCTGCTCAGTTATTTTTGCGTCAGGGATACAGCTATGTCAGCATGGATGAGGTCGTGCGGGCAAGCGGGGTATCCAAATCGAATATCTATTACCATTTCAAAAACAAGGAGGAATTGCTCCAGTCCGTGGTGCAGTACTGGATTGCCCAGTATGAATCGGAGCTCTACCTGCTGCTCAGTCAGCGTGAACGAGAGGTTACAGAACGGATCTATTCGTTCATGGCGTTACTGTCCGCAGGCATGGAAGGGCGGGATTATAAAGGAAGTTGTCCGTTTATTACATTGTATATGCAGACACCAGCCAGCGCACCCGAAGTGAAAGAAAGTATAGCCCGTTTCTTCCGTGAGCTGCAGCCGATGATGGAAAAGCTGTTGCAGCAAGGGGTGGATCGTGGCGAATTTCGTAAAGGGATTGAGCCTGGACCCGCGGCTGCATTATTTATCGCTGCATTCGAGGGTTCACTTGTACTCGCGGAGACTGCGCGTGATATAGGGATTATTGAACAATCAGCACGTACATTTTGTCAGATGCTTCGGTAAACGAAGCTCTTTTTTTAAATATTACTAGTACTATATAGTACTAAAATAAATAGGGATAAAAGGGAGAGAGATTAGAAATGAGTATACATAATTCATCATTATCAAATGCAGAACGTAAGACTGACCTCAATCCAGCTATGAACAACATGGCGACTGAATCAACGACTATTTTGATGACAGGCAGTACCGGATTTATAGGCAAGGAGGCAGTGAAACAACTTGGAGACAGTGAAGCGCAGTTATTACTGCTTGTACGCTCTGAATCCAAAGCGAGGATGGTTCTGAATGCATATGGAGTAACGGATTTCAGCCGAATAACGTATATTCAGGGGGATTTGTCAGCTCCAGGCCTCGGTCTGACCAAAGCTGATCGTGAGCGTGCTCATCAGGCCAATATCATAATTCATGCAGGTGGGACGATGGATGTCACATTGCCACCGAAGGTGGCAGAACAGATTTTTATGAATGGAGCAAGAGGCATGGCCGAACTGGCCGAAGAAATCCAGCGTACACACGGATTGAGGCACTTTATCCACGTGGTTGGTTTTATGAGTCCCTATGGAAGGAAGGATTCTCCGCCCATATCTTCAACGAATGAAGATGTTGGGGATAAGTCGAGCGGGCAGAAGTCATTGATTAGCAAAGCCTTCCATTCGGAAAGTGCTTATGAACATATGAAATTCGAAGCCGATCGTTATATTCGACAGCATGCAGAACAACATTCGTATGTCTTATCTGTTGTAAACCCGAGTACAATCGTGGGTCCATATCCCACTGGAGCAACCGAACAAACGGGCGGAATTGGCATGATGATACAGGCGATGAGAAGGCGTAGAATGCCGATGATTCCCGGTGGTCTACAGCACTGGCTGCCCCTCGTATCCAATGACGTGGTTGCACAGACCCTTGTTTTCCTGACTCAGGACAGCAATCCATCCGGCGGCACATATCCCCTGTTGTCCAGAAAAGCGGACAGTCCGGATATGAAGGAAATGATTCGGTTACTAGCGGCGGAGTTGGATGTATCTGCACCTCGATGGTCAGTACCCCTGCCCATGATCCATGCAGCGATGAAGGCTGGTGGCACAAAGATTAGCGGAATACCGCCCGAATCAATCGCGTTTATTACCAAACAGGAGTTTGAAGTGCAGCAAACGGAGCGGTTGTTTCAGCGAATGGGACTAAAATTGCCTGAAGTTAGTGAGTTATTACCTTACGTAACAGCTGATTTGGATTATCGTTTCAGCTATCCTGCACAGGAGGATTTGCCTCAGGGTTGGACTCGAACACGTAAGGGAAGTCTTGCGGTGCTGGTCTATGAGGGCAAGGGGGAGCCTTGGGTGATTGTTCATGGTTTGATGAGCAGTGCTGACGATATGATCCCGCTGGGAGATGCGTTATGGAGTATGACGGGAAACCCGATATGGCTTGTCGATCTTGCCGGATTTGGGCGTTCTCCGGTTCATCGGAACAAGGTAAGAGGGACGGCCTTCAAAGGGCAGGTCGAAGG
This window of the Paenibacillus marchantiae genome carries:
- a CDS encoding alpha/beta fold hydrolase, coding for MSIHNSSLSNAERKTDLNPAMNNMATESTTILMTGSTGFIGKEAVKQLGDSEAQLLLLVRSESKARMVLNAYGVTDFSRITYIQGDLSAPGLGLTKADRERAHQANIIIHAGGTMDVTLPPKVAEQIFMNGARGMAELAEEIQRTHGLRHFIHVVGFMSPYGRKDSPPISSTNEDVGDKSSGQKSLISKAFHSESAYEHMKFEADRYIRQHAEQHSYVLSVVNPSTIVGPYPTGATEQTGGIGMMIQAMRRRRMPMIPGGLQHWLPLVSNDVVAQTLVFLTQDSNPSGGTYPLLSRKADSPDMKEMIRLLAAELDVSAPRWSVPLPMIHAAMKAGGTKISGIPPESIAFITKQEFEVQQTERLFQRMGLKLPEVSELLPYVTADLDYRFSYPAQEDLPQGWTRTRKGSLAVLVYEGKGEPWVIVHGLMSSADDMIPLGDALWSMTGNPIWLVDLAGFGRSPVHRNKVRGTAFKGQVEGVRSVLDEIQGPVKLVGHSVGAAIAAAVMQESGRENIQLAMLQPVWGASKDGMQRLISRLPRRMLQGLLSRMSPQQLAGQLKRAEAAGINPTVLEGYARRSSSGMKSPRIAGANADLLHWIQSHPNDKVSQTSADAQRTLMVWGTNDKGYTRPENIHSSVQRVELPYGHHFPLFHVEETASLLVKWQMKRR
- a CDS encoding carbohydrate ABC transporter permease, which codes for METSKNYRFSTIVTEIVMVLIGLLFLVPFYFLFVNSVKTFGDLLTNSAAWPEVFQWGNYANAWEKIKFPSALMNSLIVTVVSNLLLVLISSMAAYRMVRSDTRFNRILFGMFIAAMVIPFQSIMIPLVTVTSNLGLIDSLFGLIICYLGFGAPMSIFLFHGFVKSVPLEIEEAARVDGSSAYGVFFRIVFPLMKPMYVTVIILNTLWIWNDYLLPSLILQSSNLRTIPIATFALFGQYTKQWDLALPALVLGIMPIIIFFLLMQKYIIQGITAGSVKG
- a CDS encoding carbohydrate ABC transporter permease; translation: MKHRKSSQLLQQLVFVGPSIVFFILIIVVPFLLGMVYSFTDWNGVSANIHWVGFDNFKQIFANDPKFLSAFWFTVRFTVVGVILTNVIGFFLAYFLTKPLKTRNFLRTIFFMPNVIGGLLLGFIWQFIFVKGFSAVGDVTGWSFFNLPWLGDEPTAFWGIVIVFVWQTAGYLMVIYISSLTNVSPDLLEAAEIDGASRWQVLRSIIFPLIMPGVTICLFLAISWSFKMFDLNLSLTKGGPFGSTESVALNIYNEAFVNNRYGIGTAKALVFFVIVAIITMIQVRVTKSKEVEA
- a CDS encoding TetR/AcrR family transcriptional regulator — protein: MTNQKSISGSVKSKSSNPVNRTKAVEVAAQLFLRQGYSYVSMDEVVRASGVSKSNIYYHFKNKEELLQSVVQYWIAQYESELYLLLSQREREVTERIYSFMALLSAGMEGRDYKGSCPFITLYMQTPASAPEVKESIARFFRELQPMMEKLLQQGVDRGEFRKGIEPGPAAALFIAAFEGSLVLAETARDIGIIEQSARTFCQMLR
- a CDS encoding ABC transporter substrate-binding protein codes for the protein MKRMTKLTLLMLIAFSVMLAGCGNGDKSGSPVKTDGQGGGEAAAGDKTIKIFQFKVEIAEALNRLKAEYESSHPGIKLDIQTVGGGSDYGAALKAKFAAGEQPDIFNVGGYRELDTWLEYLEDLSGEAWVKDVLDVAKEPMTKDGKLYGQPLALEGYGFIYNKDLFQKAGITEIPTTLEQLDQAAQKLQAAGITPFSNGYQEWWVLGNHNVNVAFANQADPVKFIQGLNEGTEKIPGNQVFTDWMNLLDLTLKYSNKNPLTTDYNTQVTLFATGEAAMMQQGNWTQVQIDGIDPNLNLGILPMPITNEPNDKLFVGVPNYWVVNKNSQVKPEAKEFLEWLVTSDIGKQYMTKEFKFIPAFSSIQASEEDLGDLATDIMKYSQENKTLSWNFNRFPEGVPQEFGSTIQAYVAGKSDKKALLDALQQNWDSLKK